In Streptomyces sp. NBC_01381, the sequence GCTGAAGGCCGACCCCGATCTGCACTGGAAGGCGATGCTGCGCCACCACCGCCCCCGCAAACCCGTCATCGCCGCCGTCGAGGGCTACTGCGTCGCCGGCGGCACGGAGATCCTCCAGGGTACGGATATTCGTCTCGCGGGCGAGTCCGCCACGTTCGGGCTCTTCGAGGTCAGGCGCGGGCTCTTCCCGATCGGTGGCTCGACGGTCCGCCTTCCGCGGCAGATTCCGCGTACGCATGCGCTGGAGATGCTGCTCACGGGGCGGGCGTACTCGGCGGCCGAGGCCGCGTCGATCGGACTCATCGGCCAGGTCGTCCCGGACGGGAGCGCGTTGGAGAAGGCCCTCGCCGTCGCCGAGCAGATCAATGCGTGCGGGCCGCTTGCTGTGGAGGCGGTCAAGGCTTCGGTGTACGAGACCGCGGAGATGTCTGAGGCGGATGGTCTTGCGGCGGAGTTGAAGCGGGGGTGGCCGATCTTTGACACCGCCGATGCGAAGGAGGGCTCCAGAGCCTTTGCGGAGAAGCGGGACCCGGTGTTTCGGCGCGCCTAGGTCGCCCTTTGGCTGCGGGTCCGTTGTGGCTGGGCGCGCAGTTCCCCGCGCCCCTTCGGGGCGCCCCCGCAGCTGGATCGCGCCCTTTCAGGGCGCTCCCCCTCGCTTTCATCGCCTAGAAACGGAGTTTGCTGATGGCTACCGTCCCCTCACCGGAGGTTCTGCGCGCCCCCCTCGTCGTCGAGTTTCCGTTCACGCGGTCCCTCGGGCCCGTGCAGAGTGCCTTCCTCACCGGGCTGCGTGAGCGGGTCGTGCTCGGTGTGCGGTGCGGTGACGGGCGGACGCTCGTGCCGCCCGTCGAGTACGACCCCGTCACCGCCGAGGAGATACGCGACCTGGTGGAGGTCGCCCCGACCGGCACCGTCACCACCTGGGCCTGGAACCACGAGCCCCGCCGCGGCCAGCCCCTCGAAACGCCCTTCGCCTGGGTCCTGGTGAAGCTCGACGGCGCCGACACCGCGCTCCTGCACGCCCTGGATGCGCCCGGCCCGGACGCGGTGACGACCGGCATGCGCGTGCGGATCCGGTGGGCCGCCGAACGGAGCGGTGCCATCACCGACATCGCCTGCTTCGAGACGTACGAAGGGGAAGCGGGCGGTGTCCAAAGTGCCCCGCACGACGGGGTGTTCGGGGATCCCGTCACCGGGATCGTCGCGCCCGCACGTCTCGACTACACGTACTCGCCCGGCCGCGCCCAGAGCGACTACCTGGGCGCCCTCGCCGACCGGAAGGTCGTCGGCGAACGCTGCCCCTCCTGCCACAAGGTCTACGTACCGCCCCGAGGAGCCTGCCCCACCTGTGGCGTCGCCACGACGGAGGCGGTCGAGGTCGGGCCGCGCGGCACCGTCACCACGTACTGCATCGTCAACATCAAGGCGAAGAACCTCGACATCGAAGTGCCCTATGTCTACGCGCACATCGCGCTCGACGGCGCCGATCTCGCCCTGCACGCGCGCATCGCGGGGATTCCGTACGACCAGGTGCGGATGGGCCTGCGCGTCGAACCCGTGTGGAGCGACGGCGGCCGCTTCCCCGATCACTACCGGCCCACCGGTGAGCCGGACGCCGACTACGACACGTACAAGGAGCTGGTGTAGATGCCGTCCGTCATGCGGCCCGGCCGCGACATCGCCATCGTCGCCTTCGGGCAGACCGACCACCGGCGCTCCTCCGACGAGCTCTCCGAGGTGGAGATGCTCATGCCGGTCCTGCACCAGGTCCTCGACGCCACCGGCCTGAAGACCAGCGACATCGGCTTCACCTGCTCGGGGTCGTCCGACTATCTCGCGGGCCGCGCCTTTTCGTTCACGATGGCGCTCGACGGGGTGGGTGCCTGGCCGCCCATCTCCGAATCGCATGTCGAGATGGACGGGGCCTGGGCGCTGTACGAGGCGTGGACGAAGCTGCTCACCGGCGAGGCCGACACCGCGCTCGTGTACGCGTACGGCAAGTCGTCCCCCGGCTCGGTCCGCGACGTACTGACCCGCCAGCTCGACCCCTACTACGTGGCCCCGCTGTGGCCCGACTCGGTCGCGCTCGCCGCCCTCCAGGCGCAGGCCCTGATCGACGCGGGGGACACCGACGAGCCCGCGCTCGCCGGGGTGGCGTCACGCAGCCGCCGGGATGCCTCCGCCAACTCCCATGCCCAGCTGAGGGGTTCGGTGCCACAGGGCGAGTACGTCGTGCGTCCGCTGCGCACCGGCGACTGCCCGCCCGTCAGTGATGGGGCCGCCGCCGTGATCCTCGCCGCGGGGGACCGAGCCCGCGAACTGTGCGAGCGGCCCGCCTGGATCCGCGGGATCGACCACCGGATCGAGGCGCACAGCCTCGGCGTGCGCGATCTCACCGACTCGCCGTCCAGCAGGCTCGCCGCCGAGCGGGCCGGAGCCTTTGAACGGCCCGTGGACACCGCAGAGTTGCACGCACCGTTCACCGCGCAGGAAGTCGTCCTGCGCAAGGCCCTGAAGCTCGGCGACGACGTCACGGTCAACCCGTCCGGCGGCGCGCTCGCCGCCAACCCGGTGATGGCCGCGGGCCTGATCCGGCTCGGCGAGGCGGCCGCCCGCATCCACCGGGGCGCCTCGGACCGCGCGCTCGCCCACGCCACGTCCGGCCCCTGCCTGCAGCAGAACCTGGTCGCCGTCCTCGAAGGAGACGCCCGATGAACAAGGAGCCCGTGGCCGTCGTCGGGATCGGCCAGACCAAGCATGTCGCGGCACGGAGGGACGTGTCGATCGCCGGACTCGTCCGGGAGGCTGCCCAACGTGCCCTCGCGGACGCCGAGTTGACCTGGGCGGACATCGACGCCGTCGTCATCGGCAAGGCGCCCGACTTCTTCGAGGGCGTGATGATGCCCGAGCTGTACCTGGCCGACGCCCTCGGCGCGGTCGGCAAGCCGATGCTGCGCGTCCACACCGCGGGCTCGGTCGGCGGCTCCACCGCGCTCGTCGCCACGAACCTGGTCGCGGGCCGCGTCCACGGCACCGTACTGACCCTCGCCTTCGAGAAGCAGTCCGAATCCAACGCGATGTGGGGGCTCTCGCTGCCCATCCCCTTCCAGCAGCCGCTCCTCGCGGGCGCGGGCGGCTTCTTCGCCCCGCACGTACGCGCGTACATGCGACGCACCGGCGCCCCCGACACGGTCGGCTCGCTGGTGGCCTACAAGGACCGCCGCAACGCGCTCAAGAACCCGTACGCCCACCTCCACGAGCAGGGCATCACCCTGGAGAAGGTCCAGGCATCGCCCATGCTGTGGGACCCGATCCGCTACTCCGAGACCTGCCCCTCGTCCGACGGCGCCTGCGCGATGATCCTCACCGACCGTGCGGGCGCGGCCCGTTCGCCCAAACCGCCCGCCTGGATGCACGGCGGCGCCATGCGCAGCGAGCCGACGCTCTTCGCCGGCAAGGACTTCGTCTCCCCGCAGGCGGGCAAGGACTGCGCGGCCGACGTCTACCGGCAGGCCGGCATCAGCGACCCGCGGCGCGAGATCGACGCCGTCGAGATGTACGTGCCGTTCTCCTGGTACGAGCCGATGTGGCTGGAGAACCTCGGCTTCGCCGATGAGGGCGAGGGCTGGAAGCTCACCG encodes:
- a CDS encoding crotonase/enoyl-CoA hydratase family protein yields the protein MGGTEHLAVQREGATLVLTLNRPEAKNALSLPMLVGLYDGWVAADEDDTIRSIVLTGSGGTFCAGMDLKALAGKGMEGEQYRDRLKADPDLHWKAMLRHHRPRKPVIAAVEGYCVAGGTEILQGTDIRLAGESATFGLFEVRRGLFPIGGSTVRLPRQIPRTHALEMLLTGRAYSAAEAASIGLIGQVVPDGSALEKALAVAEQINACGPLAVEAVKASVYETAEMSEADGLAAELKRGWPIFDTADAKEGSRAFAEKRDPVFRRA
- a CDS encoding thiolase domain-containing protein; this translates as MNKEPVAVVGIGQTKHVAARRDVSIAGLVREAAQRALADAELTWADIDAVVIGKAPDFFEGVMMPELYLADALGAVGKPMLRVHTAGSVGGSTALVATNLVAGRVHGTVLTLAFEKQSESNAMWGLSLPIPFQQPLLAGAGGFFAPHVRAYMRRTGAPDTVGSLVAYKDRRNALKNPYAHLHEQGITLEKVQASPMLWDPIRYSETCPSSDGACAMILTDRAGAARSPKPPAWMHGGAMRSEPTLFAGKDFVSPQAGKDCAADVYRQAGISDPRREIDAVEMYVPFSWYEPMWLENLGFADEGEGWKLTEAGVTELDGDLPVNMSGGVLSTNPIGASGMIRFAEAALQVRGQAGEHQIDGARRALGHAYGGGAQFFSMWLVGAEPPTT
- a CDS encoding thiolase domain-containing protein, with product MPSVMRPGRDIAIVAFGQTDHRRSSDELSEVEMLMPVLHQVLDATGLKTSDIGFTCSGSSDYLAGRAFSFTMALDGVGAWPPISESHVEMDGAWALYEAWTKLLTGEADTALVYAYGKSSPGSVRDVLTRQLDPYYVAPLWPDSVALAALQAQALIDAGDTDEPALAGVASRSRRDASANSHAQLRGSVPQGEYVVRPLRTGDCPPVSDGAAAVILAAGDRARELCERPAWIRGIDHRIEAHSLGVRDLTDSPSSRLAAERAGAFERPVDTAELHAPFTAQEVVLRKALKLGDDVTVNPSGGALAANPVMAAGLIRLGEAAARIHRGASDRALAHATSGPCLQQNLVAVLEGDAR
- a CDS encoding Zn-ribbon domain-containing OB-fold protein translates to MATVPSPEVLRAPLVVEFPFTRSLGPVQSAFLTGLRERVVLGVRCGDGRTLVPPVEYDPVTAEEIRDLVEVAPTGTVTTWAWNHEPRRGQPLETPFAWVLVKLDGADTALLHALDAPGPDAVTTGMRVRIRWAAERSGAITDIACFETYEGEAGGVQSAPHDGVFGDPVTGIVAPARLDYTYSPGRAQSDYLGALADRKVVGERCPSCHKVYVPPRGACPTCGVATTEAVEVGPRGTVTTYCIVNIKAKNLDIEVPYVYAHIALDGADLALHARIAGIPYDQVRMGLRVEPVWSDGGRFPDHYRPTGEPDADYDTYKELV